Proteins encoded in a region of the Streptomyces sp. NBC_01298 genome:
- a CDS encoding ATP-grasp domain-containing protein, which yields MSSTRTAPSRPVVLVVAPNDFLYRGYCLQAVAAAYDTVVITPSPITWEHELVIDHETADPYDRQALLSAGELLAARNRVAAVVTWNETLLVATAHLAQHLGVLTDDPQVLHACRDKATSRAQFARHCVPSAQSIKVVSLLESALAAESIGYPVVLKPAGQAGSVGVIRVDKAEELPEAYEFATAGANLHGGHSNDVLVEEYLDGPEISVECVTHRGQTTAVAITRKELGFEPYFEETGHSVDAADPLLAEAGPIATAAVAALGVTTGISHVELRLTATGPRIIEVNQRIGGDLIGRLVQLATGIDLPRAAADLALGIAPDLTPTRRQAAAVRLLYPDVSGTVIERGIDPSLLDADWLAQVSWISEVGDQVVLPPEGDVDVARVGLVVVTAADAAQAAARIQEAQDHITVVVRPTLGKPVSSTGGQN from the coding sequence GGGGCTACTGCCTGCAGGCGGTAGCCGCCGCCTACGACACCGTCGTCATCACCCCGAGCCCCATCACCTGGGAGCACGAGCTGGTGATCGACCACGAGACGGCCGATCCGTACGACCGCCAGGCCCTGCTGAGCGCGGGCGAACTCCTTGCCGCGCGCAACCGCGTTGCCGCAGTCGTCACCTGGAACGAGACGCTCCTCGTCGCGACCGCGCACCTGGCCCAGCACCTGGGCGTCCTCACCGACGACCCCCAGGTCCTCCATGCTTGCCGCGACAAGGCCACCAGCCGTGCCCAGTTCGCCCGCCATTGCGTTCCCTCTGCGCAGTCCATCAAGGTGGTCTCCCTACTGGAGAGCGCCCTCGCGGCGGAATCCATCGGCTACCCCGTCGTGCTCAAGCCAGCTGGTCAGGCAGGCAGTGTCGGCGTGATCCGGGTGGACAAGGCCGAAGAGCTCCCGGAGGCGTACGAGTTCGCGACCGCCGGGGCGAACCTGCACGGCGGCCACTCCAACGACGTCCTGGTCGAGGAGTACCTCGACGGGCCGGAGATCTCCGTCGAGTGCGTCACCCACCGGGGCCAGACCACCGCCGTGGCTATCACGCGCAAGGAGCTGGGTTTCGAGCCCTACTTCGAGGAGACCGGCCACAGCGTGGACGCGGCCGACCCGCTGCTCGCCGAGGCCGGCCCGATCGCCACGGCCGCCGTGGCCGCCCTCGGGGTGACGACCGGCATCTCCCACGTTGAGCTCAGGCTCACCGCGACCGGCCCGCGGATCATCGAGGTCAACCAGCGGATCGGCGGCGACCTGATCGGCCGCCTGGTCCAGCTCGCAACGGGCATCGACCTGCCCCGCGCCGCCGCAGACCTCGCCCTTGGTATCGCACCCGACCTCACCCCCACCCGCCGGCAGGCTGCTGCCGTACGCCTGCTCTACCCCGATGTCTCGGGAACCGTCATCGAGCGCGGTATCGACCCCAGCCTGCTCGACGCGGACTGGCTGGCTCAGGTCAGCTGGATCAGCGAGGTCGGCGACCAGGTCGTCCTGCCTCCGGAGGGCGACGTCGATGTCGCCCGGGTCGGCCTCGTCGTCGTGACCGCAGCGGACGCGGCCCAGGCCGCCGCCCGTATCCAGGAAGCCCAGGACCACATCACGGTCGTCGTCCGCCCCACGCTGGGGAAACCCGTCAGCAGCACGGGGGGACAGAACTGA